From the Ammoniphilus sp. CFH 90114 genome, the window CCTTAAATAAGCAGTCAAGGCACCTTAGATGTGTAAAAGAGAGAGAGGACTGCTTGGAATTGGAGGAGATAAAACAACTTTCCTTAGGAGTGGTAATATGAAAGGATTGGTCTTGTGTGCAGGAAAAGGAACAAGGCTGCAGCCTTTTTCTTATTCACAGCCAAAGACTCTTCTGCCGGTGGCAAATAAACCTGTCTTGAAATACTGTATTGAAAACTTGACCAAGAATGGAATCAAGGATATAGGTATTGTCATCCATCCCTCCCAAGACGGAATCCAACAATTGATTGGCAACGGGGACGGCTTAGGTGCAAATATTACGTATATTTTTCAGACGGAACAAAAGGGCATATCCCATGCAGTAAAACAGGCTGAATCATTCATTGATGGGGAGCCCTTCATTCTTCTGCTAGGAGATAATCTGATTGCAGAGGATCTGAGCACTCTGATCGATTCGTATCAAAGGAATCGAACGAATGGCTCCATTTTGTTGTCTCCTGTACCTAATCCTCAAGACTTTGGTATTGCAGAGATCAAAGGGAACGATATCGTTCGGCTCGAAGAAAAGCCCAAGAAACCTAAAAGTAACCTTGCCGTTATCGGAGCTTACTTGTTTGATTCCCAGATCTTTCATGCTGTTAATAGCATTAAGCCGTCAGCCAGAGGGGAGTATGAGATTACGGATGCCATTCAGTGGCTAATTGACCAAGGGCACTCGATAACCTACACGATTACCAGAAAACTATACTCGGATGTTGGTACGGTAGACCGATGGTTAGAAGCCAACCAATGGATGTTAGAGAAGGAATATGAAGGCCAAATCCTATTAGGAAAGAACACTGTGGTGGAAAATTGTACGTTGATTGCTCCAATTGTAATCGGAGATGACTGCATACTGAGGAATGCTGTTATCGGTCCATTCGTATCGATCCAAGATCAATGCCGTATAGAAAATTGCCAGATTGATCAAAGTATCTTACTGGAAAAAAACGTGATTAGCCACTTGCAATATCCTGTTTCCAAGAGCGTATTCGGGCGTGAAGTCCATCTGGAAGGAACAGCAAATGCCAAATCACTTCATTTTTATCTAGGGGATAAATCTCGCCTTACGATGAAGCGGAATCAGGGGGATCTCAATGACTGACCCAACGTTTACAGTGGTTATCCCCTCTTACAACCGCGCGGATTTCATAGAAGATGCAATTCAAAGTGTCATTCGCCAAACGTATAAACACTGGAAGCTCCTTATCATTGATGATGCTTCGACTGATGACACCGTTGAGCGAGTAGAGCCCTATTTATCTGACGAGCGGATTCGTCTCATTCCCCTTAAAGAAAATATAGGTATTTCCCAAGTGATGAATAGAGCATTAAAAGAAGTCGAGACAGAGGCTTTCATCCAATTAGATTCAGACGACTGGCTAGAGAAGGACACTTTGAAGCAATTTTCAAAAGCGATGAAAAAGAGGCCTAAAGCTGTCCTTGTTTACGGCAATATCCGTATGTGGCATGAAAAGGACCATGGAAAATGGAAAGCGATGAAAATCATACGCCATCGACAATTCTCAAATAAATACGAGTTTCTAACCTATATGACCTATATGTTACATCCAAGATGTTATCGTACAGAGTCCGTACGAAAAGTAGGTGGTTGGGAAATAAATGATGCTTACAACGGACGGATCATGGAGGATCGAAGGATGGTCCTTAAATTAATAGAAAGGTATCCCGTATATTGGATTGACAGAATCTTATATAACAGGAGAAAGCATCGCCAGCAATTAACGAATAAGGATGCTTACCAGGCAAGAAATCATCTGCGCAAGGAGTTGGTATACAGCTCTTTGCGCAGATGGGGAAATCGGTATAGCCCTGTTTTCGGGTACCGCGCGGGGCTACTAATCGTAAAGAAATTACGGCTGAGAAAAAACCAGAAAAAGTAACAGGTTGGTGATGGACAGTGAAAAAAACGGTCGTAACCGGTTGTGCCGGCTTTATTGGTTCTTCCCTCAGCAAGCGGCTTCTTGATGAAGGCTATGAAGTCATCGGTATTGATTGCTATACCGATAACTATGATCGCAAAATTAAAGAAAAAAATATTGGTGGCTTAATGGGACGGGAGGGTTTTACCTTTTTGCAACAACAAATCCTTGAGCTTGACTGGGGTGACCTCCTAAAGGGTACAGAATATGTTTTTCATCAGGCTGCCATACCAGGGGTACGCACGAGTTGGGGAAAAAGCTTTAATACCTATATAGAAAACAATATTTTAGCAACGCAGATGATGTTGGAAGCTGCGAAGAATAGCCTAGTAAAAAAATTTATTTATGCCTCTTCCTCCTCGATATACGGTCTAACCGAAGGAAGTACATCAGAAACAACCATCCCACGCCCCTTATCTCCTTATGGTGTTACAAAGCTCGCGGGTGAGCAATTATGTCATCTCTATGCTGACAATTATGGGGTACCAACGGTATCTCTTAGATATTTTACGGTTTACGGTCCTGGACAGCGTCCGGATATGGCGTTTCATAAATTTATTAAGGCGATGTTAAACAATGAACCGATCACTGTCTATGGAGATGGAACACAATCACGAGATTTCACGTTCATAGATGATGCGGTAGAGGCTAATTTGCTAGCTGCAAGGTATAAAGGAATCGGTGAAGCCTTTAATATTGGAGGCACATCAAGAACAGTACTAAAGGATGTGATCCATCTTATAGGAAAGCTTACAGGAATAGAGCCCCGTATTCAATATGACCAAAAGCAAGCCGGTGACCCGCCTCATACATGGGCTGATATTACAAAAGCCAAGAAGGAATTAGGCTATGCACCAGGGATGCCGCTAGAACAAGGCTTGCTTGCTGAAATTCAATATATAAAGGATCTCTATCGATGAGGAATCGGAAGCCTATCGTCGTTTACAGGGAGCGGTATCTGCCGCTTAGCGAAACATTCATATACGAGCAGATCAAGCATTTAGAAGAGTATCAGCCGTATGTATTATGTAAGGAAATATTGCCCGAGGCCAAGAACTTCCCTTATAAACGAGTCTATTGTCTCCAGAATATAAGAAACAAGGCAGTAGTTCTTCGCCGCCAGGGTATTCGCTTGATATATGCCCGTTTCGGCATGGGGGGGGTGGAGATGCTGCCCTTGAAGAGAGCAGCTCGGTTGCCCATGCTCACTTCTTTTCATGGATCGGATGTGTCACGGCAGCTTAACAAACGACCTGACTATAGGGAATCCCTTCCTGCACTGTTTTCAGAAGGGGAACGTTTTACGGTTGTATGCGAGTATATGAAAAAGAAGCTAATTGATTTAGGGTGTAGTCCTCAAAAGATTACAGTAATCAAATCAGGTATAGATCTAAGCAAGTTTGAATTTAGACCCAAATTTAACGCTGATCCAAAGGTAATTCGAATCCTAAGTGTAGGACGGCTTACCGAAAAAAAGGGAATGGATGATCTCGTCATCGCTTTTTCTCGAGTTGTATTGTCTTACCCTAAGGCAAGACTAACCATTATTGGTGATGGTGAGGAAAGAGAAAGACTAGAATCCTTAATATGGTCTTTAGGGATTGAAAGAAATGTAGAGCTGCTAGGAAGACAAAGCCATGAAATCGTTCAAGAAGAAATGCAACGATGTGATATCTTCGCGCTTGCCTCTCGTACGGCTGCTGATGGGAACGAAGAGGGGATTCCAAACGTGCTTATGGAAGCTATGGCGTCGGGGAGATTAGTTGTGGCAACCCAGCATGCAGGAATTCCTGAATTAGTGAAACAGGCGAAAACCGGTTTGTTGGCTAAGGAGAATACACCAAAGGAACTTGGCACCGCTCTGCTGCGAGCGATCGAGAAGCAGGAAGACTGGCAACAGCTTATTACGAATGCTCGAGAAATTGTCGTAAATAATCATGATGTACTAAAGCAAGTCAAAACTCTAGAAAACGTGATGGATGAAGTTGTTTTTCAATTTAGAAGGAGTATCATAGCTAGGCAAAAAAGAAGAACAGGAAGAATACAAAAGAGAAGGGGTTAGCTGTGATTGCGCTATCCCTTCCCTTTTTAGCTTTTTAGTAGGCTGTTGTCTAAATCTAAGTGAAATGGGTTATGTCCTATGCTTTCTAGGTTACTGCCGAATACAGTATAAAGAAAATCATACAGAAAGGTGGAGCCTATGAAGATTGCAGTCATTGGTACAGGATATGTCGGCATTACGACGGCTGCCTCCCTTGGTGAATTAGGACACCAAGTAATAGGAGTGGATATCGATAGGGAAAAGATCTCTAAACTTTCGAAGGGGATCTTACCGATATATGAACCAGGAGTCGAGGAGCTTATACAGGAGCAGTTAAGAGACAAGACGCTCTTCTTTACAACGGATATCTCAGAAGCGGTCAAAGAGTCGGAAATCATTTTTATTGCTGTGGGGACCCCATCTCTTCCAAATGGTCAGCCTAACATGACCTATGTTGAGGATGTAGCGAAGGAACTCGGAAAATCAATTGGTGAATATAAAATAGTAGTTAATAAAAGTACCGTACCTGTAGGTACAGCGGATAGGGTAAAAGAATTAATAATAAGTGAAATCAGACAGCGCAAGCTCCAAGTGGCAGTCGATGTCATTTCAAATCCGGAATTTCTTCAGGAGGGAAAGGCATTACAGGATGCTCGCAAACCAGATCGAATCGTAATTGGGAGTGATTCTGAAGTTGCAAAAGAAAAAATGTGTAAGCTTTATGAAAAAGTAGATGCACCGCTCTTTATTACAACGCCCCGTAATGCTGAAATGATTAAATATGCCTCTAATGCTTTCCTCGCTACGAAGATATCATACATCAATGAAATAGCAAAGCTTTGTGATCTATTACGAGTTGATGTAACGGATGTCGCTAAGGGAATGGGGCTCGATAAGCGTATTGGTCCTCATTTTCTACAAGCTGGTGTGGGCTATGGGGGTTCCTGCTTCCCTAAGGATGTAGCGGCTTTATATTCTATGGGAAAAAATGCAAAAATGGAAATGTCCATCCTGCGACAAGTTCAGGAAGTCAACAACAGTCAGCCAGAATGGCTATTAGAGCAAATGAGTAATAAATTGAAAGGATTCCATGGGAAACGAGTTGCTTTACTTGGGTTAGCCTTCAAGCCAGATACGGATGATATAAGGGAAGCCCCCTCCTTGAAATTAATTCCACTTTTACTGCAAGCTGGCGCATTTGTCATCGCCTATGATCCTATTGTTCATTCTAAAATAAAGGATAGATTTCCCGATATTATTTTAGCAAAAACGGCTTACCAAGCTATTAAAAACACCGATGCGATCCTACTATGTACGGAATGGAAAGAATTCCTATATCTTGATTGGCTCAAGGTAAAGGAAGAAATGAAAGGCCAACATGTATTTGATGCGAGGAATGTTCTACCTCAAAAGGAACTGGAGTCTTATGGTTTTCTGTACTGGGGTGTAGGTAGAAACAGCTCTGCCAATTAAGGCAGGGCTGTTTGGTGTATAGCCCTTTTATTCTAGACTATTTTTCCTACTAGGTTATCAGCCGTTTCATATAAATCTATAAATCCATATGATAAGAAGACAGATTGGAGTGATTAATTGTAAGTAAAAGGGAGGTGATGATTTTGAGCAAGATAACCGTCGTTATTCCCGTTTATAATCGTTCTTCCTATCTTTCTCAAGCAGTAGAAAGTATTCTGCGGCAGACCTGCGAGGATTGGGAATTATTAATTATTGATGATGCTTCAACAGATGATTCAGTTGAAGTAGCATCACGGTTTTTAGCACATCCACGTATTCACTTAATAGAGATGCCATACAATTTAGGTACAGGAAAAACCCTGAATTTTGCTTTATCCCAAATTACGTCTCCATATTTTGTTATTCTTGATTCCGATGACTGGCTAGAACCAAACGCCTTAGAGCTTCTCTTAGAGGCCATAGAGACCCAGCCTCAAACGGTTTCCTTAGTATACGGAAATACCATTCGTTGGAAGCAAGAGGAGCGGGGATTAAAATTACGGAGCGTCCAAAAATATCGTTCCTTTCAGGATAGATATGATTTTATTATGTACCCCTATATACCCTATCCTCGTTTTTTGCGTACGGAAAGCGTAAGAGAAGTAGGAGGATTTGAGCCGGATATTCCTTATGAAGGGCGATTAGGAGAAGATCGTTATTTGCTCCTTAAGCTAATCAACATCAGTCAATTCCATTGGATCGATGTAGACCTTTACAATTACAGAATCCACACCACAAACTTAACAAAGATTGACCGGGCTAAATTTGCGACAGTAAGAAGATGGCTGTACACGAAGATGTTAGAGCATTGGGGAGGACATTATAAGCCTGTGTTTGAGATGCGAAAGGATGGATGGTTAGTCTTAAAAGAATTGATCCCTAACGATGAGCAGCAGCCATGACCTGCTACTGGAAAACTGAAATAATGAGGTGTTCTTAGAAATGAGCAATCCGCTCTTTACCGTTGTAATCCCAACCTTTAATCGGGAGCATACCTTAAAGAAGGCCATTAAAAGTGTCCTTAAGCAAACTTTTGAACGATGGCTGTTATTAATAGTTGATGATGGCTCGACGGATAATTCAGAAAAAGTAGTTAAAGCATTTCTAAACGACAAAAGGATAACCTACGTAAAACTGAAAGAAAATGTAGGAATATCAAAAGTAATGAACCATGCTTTATCTATGGTTGATACTCCATACTTTGTACAATTAGATTCAGATGATTGGTTTGAGAGGAGAACTCTGAAAGAATTCAATAAAGCGATTCAAAAAGCATCTAAAGAAACGGCTTTGTTTTATGGAAATGTTAATATTGTGAAGGAAAAAGATGGTGAACTTGTGGTCAAAAGCTATATGCGCCACCGATCGTTTGAGAATAAATATGATTTCTTGCGATATTTTAAAAATATGTTACAGCCAAGATGCTTTCGAACAGAAGCTGTTCGTTCCGTTGGAGGATGGGATACGAATGACCCGTTTGAAGGCAGGCTAATGGAGGACCGGAGAATCTGTCTTAAATTGATAGACAGATATCCGATATATTGGATTGACAAGCATCTAGGCAATCGACGAAAGCATGGAAATCAATTAACCCAAAAGAATTTTATTGAGCATCGTAACTTGCTAAGGAGACAAGTAATTGAATATTACTTAAATAAGTGGGGGAGTCAATATCTGCCCGTCTATACGACTAATAAATCAGGTTATCTTCAAATTGCGGAATTAGTAGAAAAGAACTAGGTTGGCGTTTTTATTAGGAGGAGAGATAATGCCTAAAAAATGCATTGTTTTTAACCTGAGCTTCAATGAACTGAAAAAAAAGAATAGGAACAACGGCACCGATCATATCGCTAGGCTGACGAAGCCTTGGATCGATCAAAGGTTGTCCATCTTTATGAAGTATACTTGTCAAAGCTTAAAGGCACAAACCAATCAAAATTTTCTAGCCTTAATTAAGTATGATCCAGCATCTGAGGAAATAGTAACCGAGAGTCTTAATCAGTTTGATAGGCTACCTCACA encodes:
- a CDS encoding glucose-1-phosphate thymidylyltransferase, producing MKGLVLCAGKGTRLQPFSYSQPKTLLPVANKPVLKYCIENLTKNGIKDIGIVIHPSQDGIQQLIGNGDGLGANITYIFQTEQKGISHAVKQAESFIDGEPFILLLGDNLIAEDLSTLIDSYQRNRTNGSILLSPVPNPQDFGIAEIKGNDIVRLEEKPKKPKSNLAVIGAYLFDSQIFHAVNSIKPSARGEYEITDAIQWLIDQGHSITYTITRKLYSDVGTVDRWLEANQWMLEKEYEGQILLGKNTVVENCTLIAPIVIGDDCILRNAVIGPFVSIQDQCRIENCQIDQSILLEKNVISHLQYPVSKSVFGREVHLEGTANAKSLHFYLGDKSRLTMKRNQGDLND
- a CDS encoding NAD-dependent epimerase/dehydratase family protein, translating into MKKTVVTGCAGFIGSSLSKRLLDEGYEVIGIDCYTDNYDRKIKEKNIGGLMGREGFTFLQQQILELDWGDLLKGTEYVFHQAAIPGVRTSWGKSFNTYIENNILATQMMLEAAKNSLVKKFIYASSSSIYGLTEGSTSETTIPRPLSPYGVTKLAGEQLCHLYADNYGVPTVSLRYFTVYGPGQRPDMAFHKFIKAMLNNEPITVYGDGTQSRDFTFIDDAVEANLLAARYKGIGEAFNIGGTSRTVLKDVIHLIGKLTGIEPRIQYDQKQAGDPPHTWADITKAKKELGYAPGMPLEQGLLAEIQYIKDLYR
- a CDS encoding glycosyltransferase, with the translated sequence MRNRKPIVVYRERYLPLSETFIYEQIKHLEEYQPYVLCKEILPEAKNFPYKRVYCLQNIRNKAVVLRRQGIRLIYARFGMGGVEMLPLKRAARLPMLTSFHGSDVSRQLNKRPDYRESLPALFSEGERFTVVCEYMKKKLIDLGCSPQKITVIKSGIDLSKFEFRPKFNADPKVIRILSVGRLTEKKGMDDLVIAFSRVVLSYPKARLTIIGDGEERERLESLIWSLGIERNVELLGRQSHEIVQEEMQRCDIFALASRTAADGNEEGIPNVLMEAMASGRLVVATQHAGIPELVKQAKTGLLAKENTPKELGTALLRAIEKQEDWQQLITNAREIVVNNHDVLKQVKTLENVMDEVVFQFRRSIIARQKRRTGRIQKRRG
- a CDS encoding glycosyltransferase family 2 protein: MSNPLFTVVIPTFNREHTLKKAIKSVLKQTFERWLLLIVDDGSTDNSEKVVKAFLNDKRITYVKLKENVGISKVMNHALSMVDTPYFVQLDSDDWFERRTLKEFNKAIQKASKETALFYGNVNIVKEKDGELVVKSYMRHRSFENKYDFLRYFKNMLQPRCFRTEAVRSVGGWDTNDPFEGRLMEDRRICLKLIDRYPIYWIDKHLGNRRKHGNQLTQKNFIEHRNLLRRQVIEYYLNKWGSQYLPVYTTNKSGYLQIAELVEKN
- a CDS encoding UDP-glucose/GDP-mannose dehydrogenase family protein, whose amino-acid sequence is MKIAVIGTGYVGITTAASLGELGHQVIGVDIDREKISKLSKGILPIYEPGVEELIQEQLRDKTLFFTTDISEAVKESEIIFIAVGTPSLPNGQPNMTYVEDVAKELGKSIGEYKIVVNKSTVPVGTADRVKELIISEIRQRKLQVAVDVISNPEFLQEGKALQDARKPDRIVIGSDSEVAKEKMCKLYEKVDAPLFITTPRNAEMIKYASNAFLATKISYINEIAKLCDLLRVDVTDVAKGMGLDKRIGPHFLQAGVGYGGSCFPKDVAALYSMGKNAKMEMSILRQVQEVNNSQPEWLLEQMSNKLKGFHGKRVALLGLAFKPDTDDIREAPSLKLIPLLLQAGAFVIAYDPIVHSKIKDRFPDIILAKTAYQAIKNTDAILLCTEWKEFLYLDWLKVKEEMKGQHVFDARNVLPQKELESYGFLYWGVGRNSSAN
- a CDS encoding glycosyltransferase family 2 protein, which produces MSKITVVIPVYNRSSYLSQAVESILRQTCEDWELLIIDDASTDDSVEVASRFLAHPRIHLIEMPYNLGTGKTLNFALSQITSPYFVILDSDDWLEPNALELLLEAIETQPQTVSLVYGNTIRWKQEERGLKLRSVQKYRSFQDRYDFIMYPYIPYPRFLRTESVREVGGFEPDIPYEGRLGEDRYLLLKLINISQFHWIDVDLYNYRIHTTNLTKIDRAKFATVRRWLYTKMLEHWGGHYKPVFEMRKDGWLVLKELIPNDEQQP
- a CDS encoding glycosyltransferase family 2 protein; the protein is MTDPTFTVVIPSYNRADFIEDAIQSVIRQTYKHWKLLIIDDASTDDTVERVEPYLSDERIRLIPLKENIGISQVMNRALKEVETEAFIQLDSDDWLEKDTLKQFSKAMKKRPKAVLVYGNIRMWHEKDHGKWKAMKIIRHRQFSNKYEFLTYMTYMLHPRCYRTESVRKVGGWEINDAYNGRIMEDRRMVLKLIERYPVYWIDRILYNRRKHRQQLTNKDAYQARNHLRKELVYSSLRRWGNRYSPVFGYRAGLLIVKKLRLRKNQKK